GGTCGGCGTCGGACGGCGAGGCGACGTAGAGCCCCTCGACCGGCGTCGTCCCGTCGCGGTCGGCGTACCCCCGGTCGAAGTGCTCGCGTCGCTCGCCGTCGTACTCGTGGGTCTCGAACATCGCCTCGTCGTTGTCGAGCCCACGGAGGTAGCCGCCGCCGTACCGCGTCGCCGCGACGACGCGGCGGGCGGTGACCGGATCGCCCGCCTGCGGCGTGACGCGGAAGCCGGCGGGGACCCCGTCGGGCTCGCCCGCCTCGGGGTCCAGCCGGTCGACGGACTCGACGAGGTCCGCGACGACCGAACACCCCGCGCGCTCCGCGTGGGCGTGCGCGAGGTCGGCGAAGGTCTCGACGTCGACGCCCGCGGGGAAGCCGAGGTAGTTCTCCAGATGCGCGCAGCGGGCGAGCGACGACCGACCGCGGTCGAAGACGGCGACGTCGAGTCCCTCGCGCGCGGCGAAGATCGCGGCCGAACAGCCCGCCGGACCGCCGCCGACCACGACGACGTCGCGATCGACGGGGGGGCTCATTCCGCGCCTCCGGAGACGATCGCGGCGACCTCCTCGCGGTCGAACAGCTCCTCGTCGGCGCCGAACTCGTCGGGATACAGCCCCTGCGCGCCGGCCTCCAGCGTGAACAGGTGGATGAGTGGACCCTGATAGATCGGCCCGCCGCGGATCACCCGGCCCTCCTGGACCGCCGTGAGCTCGCTCGCCACGTCGTGGTCGCGCATGTACGCGAGGACGGTGTCCTCGAACTCGCCGGCGGTCCGAATCGTGTCGCTGCGGACGAGGATCGCGTCGGGGTCGACCTCCAGCATCGTCTCGTAGTCGATGGTCCCGCGGTCGGAGGTGCTCAGACCGCTGACGCC
Above is a window of Halorubrum depositum DNA encoding:
- a CDS encoding FAD-dependent oxidoreductase: MSPPVDRDVVVVGGGPAGCSAAIFAAREGLDVAVFDRGRSSLARCAHLENYLGFPAGVDVETFADLAHAHAERAGCSVVADLVESVDRLDPEAGEPDGVPAGFRVTPQAGDPVTARRVVAATRYGGGYLRGLDNDEAMFETHEYDGERREHFDRGYADRDGTTPVEGLYVASPSDADRQVVTASGRGARVGKRVVADARIDDGWWPAAAEGVDWLRREAEMDDERADRDRRAERFDERHADGPVDPDSERFARVREAAIDASLSSYVDADEAESRAATGRRALAAHLDPTAVVDAHGAEALLDAIDDGAIASYAADGGSADAEEPADAGTAAGGTR